The following are from one region of the Magallana gigas chromosome 4, xbMagGiga1.1, whole genome shotgun sequence genome:
- the LOC105317313 gene encoding uncharacterized protein → MSNACDKEGEQFNTTDETAKDDNKTNHVMVIESNKQNNIRNNTRGNGSNLRNKDKNKFKLLPMAIAFILGTIVGSAVSIIAINLCNSRTIKQIQNHQQTDLCEDMALHSKFSCETSEYSEIPEYSRNKLGAGFREYLEPLPKNNTVSKETIPLENLYEKDESSQYQEVSLDRGNANHNIYHHLQPNNATNQQVPIKKEESSVNPLYHTLALVDRENKVDINSDENSCDAAPSLLNDNSPSNSDAKTGHIQKDEISTGMPYLMSENKEQLTGKEETNEGSDELKGNFNIDNTYFVLQKKE, encoded by the exons ATGTCGAACGCGTGTGACAAAGAGGGGGAACAATTTAACACCACTGATGAGACAGCTAAAGATgacaataaaacaaatcatgTAATGGTGATAgaatcaaataaacaaaataacatcCGCAATAACACAAGAGGAAATGGATCAAACCTAAGAAATAAAG ataaaaacaaatttaaactaTTACCAATGGCAATAGCATTCATATTGGGAACAATTGTTGGTTCGGCGGTGTCCATTATTGCAATCAACTTATGCAATTCAAG aaCGATAAAGCAAATTCAAAACCATCAGCAAACAGATTTATGTGAGGATATGGCATTACATAGTAAATTCTCGTGTGAAACCTCAGAGTACTCTGAAATTCCAGAATACAGTAGGAACAAG CTTGGTGCAGGTTTTCGCGAATATTTGGAACCTTTGCCAAAGAATAACACTGTGTCGAAAGAAACAATTCCTCTTGAAAACCTTTACGAGAAGGATGAAAGCAGCCAGTACCAAGAAGTATCATTGGACAGAGGAAACGCCAACCATAATATTTATCACCATCTCCAACCAAATAATGCAACCAATCAACAAGTgccaataaaaaaagaagaaagtagTGTCAACCCGCTTTACCACACTTTGGCTTTAGTTGATAGAGAAAATAAAGTTGATATCAATTCGGATGAAAATTCCTGTGATGCTGCGCCGAGTTTGTTGAATGATAATTCTCCTAGCAATTCTGATGCGAAAACAGGACACATTCAGAAAGATGAAATATCAACTGGAATGCCTTATTTGATGTCTGAAAATAAAGAACAATTAACAGGGAAAGAAGAGACTAATGAAGGATCAGATGAACTTAAAGGAAATTTCAACATCGATAATACTTACTTTGTACTGCAGAAAAAGGAATag